The genomic segment CGAACTGCCGGGTGGACCGGCACGAGGAAAAGAGTAACAACACCAAAGCCGACAGACACAGCAGATTCCTCAACTCCCTATAAAACAGCGCTTGACACATAAGCCTTTCTTTATTGTTTAATGAAATAATAAATTTTACCTTGACAGCAGTACAAAGATAATAATTCCTTTCCTTATCTTTGTACTATAACTTTCTAAAAATCCGACATGAAAGCAATAACAACCAACTCATTCCACGCATGGGTGCTTGCCGCCCGTCCCAAGACCCTGACCGGAGCAATCATCCCGGTATTGATAGGCTCCGCACTGGCTTTTGCCGACGGCAAGTCCGACCTGATACCGGCGCTGCTGTGCGCACTGTTTGCCTGCGGCATGCAAATCGCAGCCAACTTCATCAACGACCTCTACGATTACCTGAAAGGCAGCGACCGTACCGACCGTCTCGGCCCGGAACGCGCCTGTGCACAAGGCTGGATCACCCCCATAGCCATGAAACGGGGCATAATGGGGATGCTGGTTTTCTCCTGCCTCATAGGCTGCGCACTGCTGCGCCAATGCTGGGGACAACTGCCTCATGGCGGCTGGGAACTGATATTGCTGGGGCTACTCTGCGTGATATTCGCCTTCTTATATACCACCGTCCTCTCCTACCGGGGTTGGGGAGATCTGCTCGTGCTGGTCTTCTTCGGAT from the Bacteroides eggerthii genome contains:
- the menA gene encoding 1,4-dihydroxy-2-naphthoate octaprenyltransferase, whose protein sequence is MKAITTNSFHAWVLAARPKTLTGAIIPVLIGSALAFADGKSDLIPALLCALFACGMQIAANFINDLYDYLKGSDRTDRLGPERACAQGWITPIAMKRGIMGMLVFSCLIGCALLRQCWGQLPHGGWELILLGLLCVIFAFLYTTVLSYRGWGDLLVLVFFGFIPVGGTYYVQAHAITADVWIASLICGLVIDTLLVVNNYRDREQDALSGKRTLVVRFGEPFGRYLYLGLGVSAVLLSLWFVHAGKIEPLAFIWAPCVYLYLHVLTWRKMAAIRNGRKLNSILGETSRNMLFFGLLLSAALMQA